The following are encoded in a window of bacterium genomic DNA:
- a CDS encoding glycosyltransferase family 4 protein, whose amino-acid sequence MKKILIFSLAYFPRHIGGAEIAIKEITDRIKPSDIEFHLITQRFDESLPLEERIGTVQVYRIGNGASYLAKILFVLRAAALGAKLHRTHHFDTAWAMMSYMVFPVLLMRLWGIRLPYVLTLQEGDPFEHVFGRWHIRLLMPLLKKGFREASVVQTISTFLAQWARSAGFRGPLYVVPNGVDTAHFSQEHPQSVIDEIKDSLGKRMGDVFLITTSRLVHKNAIDDVIRALTKLPANVRFMVLGTGNDETMLRALAKKEGVVDRVEFLGQISHAEMPKYLKASDIFIRPSRSEGMGNSFVEAMAAGLPVIATQEGGLADFLFDAKRNPDQPVTGWAVDKDSPDQIVAAVENIMRSPEKVRAIVATARQMVHERFDWSLVAKDMREKVFAEALEISPVAHSDERV is encoded by the coding sequence ATGAAGAAGATCCTCATTTTCTCGCTTGCGTACTTTCCGAGACATATCGGCGGCGCGGAGATCGCCATCAAGGAGATCACTGATCGTATCAAACCATCGGATATCGAATTCCATCTGATTACGCAGCGCTTCGATGAATCACTCCCGCTCGAGGAGCGCATCGGTACCGTGCAGGTCTATCGCATCGGGAACGGCGCATCGTATCTCGCCAAGATTTTATTCGTGCTGCGCGCTGCTGCGCTCGGCGCGAAGCTGCATCGCACACATCATTTCGATACTGCCTGGGCGATGATGAGCTACATGGTGTTTCCTGTGCTGCTTATGCGCCTGTGGGGAATCCGTCTGCCGTATGTCCTCACGCTGCAGGAAGGAGACCCGTTCGAGCATGTCTTCGGGCGCTGGCATATCCGACTCCTTATGCCGCTTCTGAAAAAAGGTTTTCGCGAGGCGAGTGTGGTACAGACGATCTCGACCTTCCTTGCCCAATGGGCCCGTTCCGCGGGATTCCGCGGGCCGCTCTATGTCGTGCCAAACGGTGTCGATACGGCACACTTTTCCCAGGAACATCCTCAGTCGGTGATCGATGAAATCAAGGATTCTCTCGGCAAGCGAATGGGCGATGTGTTCCTTATCACTACGTCGCGTCTCGTCCATAAGAATGCGATCGATGACGTGATCCGTGCACTTACGAAGCTCCCGGCGAATGTTCGATTCATGGTGCTCGGGACCGGTAATGATGAGACGATGCTTCGCGCTCTCGCGAAGAAAGAAGGTGTCGTTGATCGTGTCGAATTCCTCGGACAGATCTCGCATGCAGAAATGCCCAAATATTTGAAGGCAAGCGATATCTTCATCCGCCCCAGCCGCTCGGAAGGTATGGGGAATTCGTTCGTTGAAGCGATGGCCGCAGGTTTACCGGTTATCGCGACCCAGGAAGGGGGACTTGCGGATTTCCTCTTCGATGCGAAGCGTAATCCCGATCAGCCGGTCACGGGATGGGCGGTCGATAAGGATTCGCCGGACCAAATCGTGGCGGCGGTCGAGAATATCATGCGGAGCCCGGAAAAAGTCCGCGCAATCGTCGCAACCGCGCGCCAGATGGTTCATGAGCGGTTCGACTGGTCATTGGTCGCAAAGGATATGCGCGAAAAGGTCTTCGCCGAAGCGCTTGAGATATCCCCGGTTGCGCATTCGGATGAGCGGGTATAG
- a CDS encoding FAD-binding oxidoreductase — MQSPKRVAVVGGGIFGSTAAIHAARAGHEVHLFEEKPALLQAASGINQYRLHRGYHYPRSSDTARSARDSESSFRSEYGKSVIGGGRNIYAIAREDTFVDARAFLEFCRAHDLAYTELPIDQYCDPENIDLVIEVEESWMDPHTLREDITEKLREVGVSVHLGSRATHEMLDSFETIIIATYAHLNELIPGEHHREYQFEVCEKPVVRVPGFADLGIVVMDGPFMCVDPWGKSGLHVMGNVVHAIHATNTGKTPVIPEAILPLLNNGLIENPPLSNFEAFIETGRRYIPGLRHAEHVGSLFTIRTVLPRMDATDARPTIVSKLSDRHIRIFSGKIGNCVEAAKEAVRLI; from the coding sequence ATGCAATCCCCCAAGCGTGTGGCCGTGGTCGGCGGCGGTATTTTCGGTTCGACTGCGGCGATTCATGCAGCGCGCGCTGGGCACGAGGTACATCTCTTCGAGGAGAAACCCGCACTTCTGCAAGCGGCCTCCGGCATCAATCAGTATCGTCTCCATCGTGGCTATCACTATCCACGCAGCTCGGATACCGCGCGATCAGCGCGTGATTCCGAATCCTCATTCCGTAGTGAGTATGGGAAATCGGTGATCGGTGGAGGACGGAATATCTATGCCATCGCTCGGGAAGACACGTTTGTTGATGCGCGGGCGTTCCTCGAATTCTGCCGCGCACATGATCTTGCGTATACCGAATTGCCGATCGATCAGTACTGCGATCCGGAGAATATCGATCTCGTGATTGAGGTCGAGGAATCGTGGATGGATCCCCACACGCTTCGCGAAGATATTACAGAGAAGCTGCGAGAGGTTGGCGTGAGTGTGCATCTCGGCTCCCGAGCAACACATGAAATGCTTGATTCATTCGAGACCATCATCATCGCGACGTACGCGCACCTCAATGAACTCATTCCTGGCGAGCACCATCGCGAGTATCAGTTCGAGGTGTGCGAGAAGCCGGTAGTACGCGTACCGGGATTCGCCGACTTGGGTATCGTCGTCATGGATGGTCCTTTCATGTGTGTCGATCCGTGGGGGAAGAGCGGTCTGCATGTGATGGGGAACGTCGTGCATGCGATCCATGCAACGAATACCGGGAAAACGCCGGTTATTCCCGAGGCGATCCTCCCGCTCCTCAACAACGGCCTGATCGAGAATCCGCCACTCTCCAATTTTGAAGCATTTATCGAGACGGGCAGGCGTTATATACCCGGACTCAGGCATGCGGAGCATGTCGGTTCGCTCTTTACGATACGTACCGTCCTTCCGCGGATGGATGCAACGGATGCGCGCCCGACGATCGTGTCCAAGCTTTCCGATCGTCACATCCGCATCTTCTCGGGGAAGATCGGGAATTGCGTCGAAGCGGCAAAAGAAGCGGTTAGGCTTATCTGA
- a CDS encoding Gfo/Idh/MocA family oxidoreductase — protein sequence MTHPIKTALIGAGRWGTNVARELHTQSDFVSFATKESSPTFFEAKHQTVEEILADTSISAVAITTPIATHGEMTRRALEAGKHVFCEKTLAGSSEEAYALAHLAKEKNLILMTGYIFLYHPVYQELKRILKEEKPLRIECVWKKHGTFTESIESNLLTHHLALGYDLFGMPQSGVITHRESGETACDRIEATLSYPDCKFVSRIDRLSEERSHTITASLANGDTLVWNGAELTRNDEPVFHSEEEPLTREIRAFLHAVHGGPTPVTAGDFGARILEIHELLR from the coding sequence GTGACGCACCCAATCAAGACAGCACTTATCGGGGCCGGCCGCTGGGGCACAAACGTCGCCCGCGAACTCCATACACAGTCGGACTTCGTCAGCTTCGCAACCAAAGAGAGTTCCCCCACCTTTTTCGAGGCGAAACATCAGACCGTCGAGGAGATCCTTGCAGACACCTCCATCAGCGCCGTCGCAATCACCACCCCCATCGCCACGCATGGTGAGATGACCCGCCGTGCTCTTGAGGCCGGCAAGCACGTATTTTGTGAGAAGACTCTCGCGGGGAGTTCTGAAGAAGCATATGCACTCGCCCACCTCGCGAAGGAGAAAAACCTTATACTCATGACGGGTTATATCTTTCTCTACCATCCGGTCTATCAGGAATTGAAACGAATCCTGAAAGAGGAGAAACCACTCCGCATCGAATGTGTCTGGAAAAAACACGGCACCTTCACCGAATCCATCGAATCCAATCTCCTCACCCATCACCTCGCACTGGGCTACGACCTTTTCGGCATGCCGCAATCCGGCGTAATTACGCACCGCGAATCCGGCGAGACCGCGTGCGATCGCATTGAAGCAACTCTTTCGTATCCCGATTGCAAATTCGTCTCGCGCATCGACCGCCTTTCAGAGGAACGCTCGCATACCATCACCGCATCGCTCGCGAATGGTGATACTCTCGTTTGGAATGGTGCTGAGCTTACTCGTAACGATGAACCTGTTTTTCACTCAGAAGAAGAACCGCTCACGCGAGAAATCCGTGCGTTCTTACACGCCGTACACGGCGGCCCCACGCCTGTTACCGCCGGCGATTTCGGCGCACGCATCCTCGAAATCCACGAACTTCTCAGATAA
- a CDS encoding glycosyltransferase family 4 protein, translated as MRDTSIEGNMKILLTTGIFFPDVGGPATHVQKIAEHFHSLGWQVSVVAFGDHTGDEKYRVLRASRKYGKLVSWALYALAIARESLRHDVIYAFDLTTAGVPSAFFARLLRKRFLLRIGGDPIWERVVEHGERFVPMRAYYEQGLFKVDRPRLFRTIRRVVQSAETIVTYNEFLKEIYVTHYGVPADRVRIIRNPFPTRTVFSRESGTFTFLFAGRFVSYKNLPVVLQAFTKVSGKHPEARLVLIGDGPDRELIAKEAASLGERIEILPKMDQQSLFARIDASSVALAPALSEFNPNFILESLAHGKPAIISRDNGLSVQLPGYLQFDPLNADSMQAVMESLFDTETYEKALRDVAALPTDQTWEKVAEEHAHIAQGGGNVV; from the coding sequence ATGCGTGACACCTCTATCGAAGGCAATATGAAAATCCTCCTCACGACTGGCATCTTTTTCCCGGACGTCGGCGGCCCGGCGACGCATGTCCAGAAGATCGCTGAACACTTCCATTCGCTCGGCTGGCAGGTGAGCGTCGTTGCGTTCGGCGATCATACAGGAGACGAGAAATATCGTGTATTGCGTGCGAGCAGGAAGTACGGGAAGCTCGTGTCATGGGCGCTCTATGCGCTCGCGATCGCGCGAGAATCCCTCCGACATGATGTGATCTACGCATTCGATCTCACGACCGCAGGCGTACCGTCGGCGTTCTTTGCGCGTCTGTTGCGAAAGCGATTCTTGTTGCGCATCGGAGGTGATCCTATCTGGGAGCGAGTTGTCGAACATGGTGAGCGGTTTGTGCCGATGCGGGCGTACTACGAGCAGGGACTTTTTAAAGTAGATCGACCGCGCCTCTTTCGCACGATTCGACGTGTGGTGCAGTCTGCGGAGACTATCGTGACCTACAACGAATTTCTCAAAGAGATCTATGTGACGCACTACGGTGTTCCAGCGGATCGCGTGCGCATCATCAGAAATCCCTTCCCGACGCGTACAGTATTTTCGCGAGAATCAGGCACCTTCACCTTTCTCTTCGCCGGCCGTTTCGTCTCGTACAAGAATCTGCCTGTGGTGCTTCAGGCATTTACAAAAGTCAGCGGGAAACATCCCGAGGCTCGGTTGGTGCTCATCGGTGACGGACCGGATCGTGAACTCATTGCAAAGGAGGCGGCATCTCTCGGAGAGCGAATCGAGATCCTACCGAAGATGGATCAGCAATCGCTCTTTGCACGCATCGATGCATCATCCGTTGCGCTTGCTCCGGCGCTCTCCGAATTCAATCCGAATTTCATCCTTGAGAGTCTGGCGCATGGAAAACCCGCCATCATCAGCCGCGACAACGGGCTTTCGGTACAGCTTCCGGGGTATCTTCAGTTCGATCCGCTTAATGCCGACTCCATGCAGGCGGTAATGGAGTCGCTCTTCGATACCGAAACCTATGAGAAGGCGTTGCGCGATGTGGCTGCGCTACCGACTGACCAGACGTGGGAGAAAGTCGCCGAGGAGCATGCGCATATTGCGCAGGGTGGGGGAAACGTGGTGTGA
- a CDS encoding glycosyltransferase — translation MRVLVLSTDRNAFEESSAVTRRLRMQARTVERMDVLVPHGPRQVIQIAGNASVRGFGLGRVLGAFRAIAAGSRVQRPDVVSAQDPFFTGLIAWVIARLRGSRLHVQIHTDLFDAQFAGHSFGSRLKVLLARFVLARADAVRAVSNRIAQSLVERGFNAPSVLPVFIDLEALHKAEAINRRERYPDFTKVVLVVSRLESEKNVAGAIRAFAEIANADSGAGLVIVGSGSERASLEHLVKELGIEKKVVFEGAQDPFPFYKAADLLMLTSHYEGYGLVVVEALAAGCPVVSYDVGFAKEAGAVIASPEELPRVAIAMLSEGKRSKLMLDLPNEAEYRDMWYSDISSSGKVERRQGGQKPSSELVIGYVGQGFIGKNYADEFESRGFTVVRYALEEPYRANKENIKECDIVFIAVPTPTTPEGFSDAIVRDAVSLVGDGKIAIIKSTMLPGMTNTIQAAYPTKIVMHSPEFLREATAAYDAGHPDRNIIGICADTPENRAAAQKVLSVLPPAPFELICSAVEAEIIKYAGNNWLYLKVVYMNMLYDLTQKLGGKYDAVRDAFAADPRMGRSHLDPVHQSGHGGPAGRGAGGHCFIKDYAAFRHLYEQMFPEDRAGIEALKGMEEKNKKLLRDSGKDLDLLDGVYGK, via the coding sequence ATGCGGGTATTGGTACTCTCTACCGACCGGAATGCCTTTGAAGAATCAAGCGCCGTTACGCGGCGTTTGCGCATGCAGGCGCGCACCGTCGAGCGCATGGACGTGTTGGTCCCTCATGGGCCCCGTCAGGTCATCCAGATCGCCGGGAACGCCTCGGTTCGCGGCTTCGGTTTAGGTCGCGTTTTGGGGGCATTTCGGGCCATTGCCGCGGGCTCTCGGGTGCAGCGTCCGGATGTCGTCTCGGCGCAGGACCCCTTCTTCACGGGACTTATCGCTTGGGTCATCGCACGCCTGCGCGGGAGCCGGTTGCATGTCCAGATACATACCGATCTCTTTGATGCGCAGTTTGCCGGACATTCGTTTGGCAGCCGCCTGAAGGTTCTTCTGGCGCGATTCGTCCTGGCTCGTGCGGACGCGGTGCGCGCGGTCTCGAACCGTATCGCCCAGTCACTCGTTGAGCGCGGTTTCAATGCGCCGTCGGTTCTCCCGGTTTTCATTGATCTCGAGGCACTGCATAAAGCGGAAGCGATCAATCGTCGCGAACGCTATCCTGATTTTACGAAAGTAGTTTTGGTGGTTTCGCGGCTTGAGTCAGAAAAGAATGTCGCCGGCGCAATCCGTGCATTCGCGGAAATCGCGAACGCGGATTCCGGTGCGGGCCTCGTCATTGTCGGCAGTGGCAGCGAGCGCGCCTCACTTGAACATCTTGTTAAAGAGCTTGGTATCGAGAAGAAGGTGGTATTCGAAGGTGCGCAAGATCCGTTTCCGTTCTACAAAGCGGCCGATCTCCTCATGCTCACGTCGCACTATGAGGGATACGGACTCGTGGTGGTTGAAGCACTCGCGGCAGGATGTCCGGTCGTCTCGTACGATGTCGGATTCGCGAAAGAGGCGGGCGCCGTCATTGCGTCGCCGGAAGAGCTTCCGCGTGTCGCGATCGCGATGCTTTCGGAAGGGAAGCGGAGCAAACTGATGCTCGATCTTCCGAACGAAGCGGAGTATCGCGATATGTGGTATTCGGACATCTCATCGTCGGGGAAAGTAGAGCGACGTCAGGGTGGCCAGAAGCCGTCTTCGGAACTCGTCATCGGCTACGTGGGGCAGGGATTCATTGGGAAGAATTACGCGGATGAATTCGAGAGTCGCGGATTTACCGTGGTGCGCTATGCGCTTGAAGAGCCGTATCGTGCGAACAAAGAGAACATCAAGGAGTGCGACATCGTCTTCATTGCGGTGCCGACGCCGACGACACCTGAGGGCTTCAGCGATGCGATCGTCCGGGACGCTGTGTCGCTCGTCGGCGATGGGAAGATCGCGATCATCAAATCGACGATGCTGCCGGGAATGACCAATACGATCCAAGCAGCGTATCCCACCAAGATCGTGATGCATTCGCCGGAATTCCTGCGCGAGGCGACGGCTGCATATGATGCCGGACATCCGGATCGGAACATCATCGGTATCTGCGCCGATACGCCGGAGAATCGTGCGGCGGCTCAGAAGGTGCTCTCGGTACTTCCGCCTGCACCGTTCGAGCTCATCTGCTCCGCTGTTGAAGCTGAGATCATCAAATACGCCGGCAACAATTGGCTCTATCTCAAGGTCGTCTACATGAACATGCTGTATGACCTCACGCAGAAGCTCGGCGGCAAGTACGACGCGGTGCGTGATGCCTTCGCCGCTGATCCACGCATGGGACGTTCTCACTTGGATCCGGTACACCAGAGCGGACACGGCGGTCCTGCGGGGCGCGGTGCGGGTGGGCACTGCTTCATCAAGGACTATGCGGCGTTCCGACATTTGTATGAACAGATGTTCCCTGAGGATCGTGCAGGCATCGAAGCACTGAAGGGAATGGAAGAGAAGAACAAGAAGCTGCTTCGCGATTCCGGGAAAGACCTCGATCTCCTGGACGGAGTGTACGGGAAATAA
- a CDS encoding glycosyltransferase, protein MRLLVVTQVVDRNDSFLGFFHRWLEELATHYEHIHVICLKEGEHALPENVTVHSLGKEGGESRWKYLTNFFRYVWQLSHEYDAVFVHMNQEYVLLAGWLWKLMGKCIYLWRNHYAGGFLTDVAAMFATKVFCTSEHSYTRKYRKTVVMPVGIDTTHFTPHGERVPHSILSLGRIAPSKNIEVILQALRTLKDQGAEFTASIYGDSLPQDRAYHDSLRAYVADQGLKSRVRFCPGVPNTETPKIFAAYQIFVNASASGMFDKTIFEAGACGALSLASSKDYAQDADPRLVFREKDAQDLAQKLAVILSLDAPTLSSLQRASEKNIAAHSLSALVNRVVSEICVS, encoded by the coding sequence ATGCGACTTCTTGTCGTGACACAGGTGGTCGATCGGAACGATTCGTTCCTCGGTTTTTTCCATCGCTGGCTCGAGGAACTCGCGACTCACTACGAACACATTCATGTCATCTGCCTCAAAGAAGGCGAGCATGCGCTGCCTGAGAACGTTACAGTGCACTCGTTAGGCAAAGAAGGCGGAGAGTCCCGATGGAAGTACCTCACCAATTTTTTCCGATATGTATGGCAGCTGAGTCATGAATACGATGCGGTCTTCGTGCACATGAATCAGGAGTATGTGCTTCTTGCCGGCTGGCTCTGGAAGCTGATGGGGAAGTGCATCTATCTGTGGCGTAATCACTATGCAGGCGGATTCCTTACGGATGTTGCAGCGATGTTCGCTACCAAAGTGTTCTGCACATCAGAACATTCATATACGAGGAAGTACCGTAAGACCGTGGTCATGCCGGTCGGCATCGACACGACGCACTTCACGCCGCACGGCGAGAGGGTGCCGCATTCGATCCTCTCGCTCGGACGCATCGCGCCATCAAAGAATATCGAGGTGATACTGCAGGCACTGAGGACCCTAAAGGATCAGGGTGCAGAATTCACTGCGTCGATCTATGGGGATTCATTGCCGCAGGATCGTGCGTATCACGACAGCCTGCGTGCGTATGTCGCTGATCAGGGCCTCAAGAGTCGTGTGCGTTTTTGTCCGGGAGTTCCGAATACCGAAACGCCGAAAATATTTGCCGCATATCAAATTTTTGTAAATGCGAGTGCGAGCGGCATGTTCGATAAGACGATCTTCGAAGCGGGAGCGTGCGGCGCGCTCTCGCTTGCGTCTAGTAAGGACTACGCACAGGATGCAGATCCACGACTCGTCTTTCGCGAGAAGGACGCGCAGGATCTTGCACAGAAGCTTGCTGTGATCCTCTCGCTCGATGCACCGACCCTGAGCTCTCTCCAGCGTGCATCGGAGAAGAACATTGCAGCGCATAGTCTTTCAGCTCTCGTCAATCGGGTGGTATCAGAAATCTGTGTATCATAA
- a CDS encoding glycosyltransferase family 39 protein has protein sequence MRFLYFGIYDPDFSRNRIYMRALRAAGHEIVECRDTSPGPMKYARLAWRLLSLRGTYDALIVGYPGHVTVPIARLFSRAPVIVDFLGSFSDALAHSHGASRFKKWIFTIVDWLAIWCADRVLVESEAQKNYLISRFGRAKSYAVIYTGVDESVFFKEKGKEQNQKFAVLFRGRLTPESGIMHILEAAHLLQSQSDIEFRIVGYGHLLKHVEQVIHEQNLTNVQLISTHLSFDEMRGYISDADVSLGQFENNPRLDRTIPHKAFESAVMGIPYITGYSDAVREIFSGAAFCMLEKANPRAIADAIIALKNDPEKRRQLAVNARSEYEKHASQSAIMRKIMTSIPSLHHRAMYLLPLLLGVFALIRLLGLDLPYHQDEWKNAQMVRVGIEGGLSAHPPLMELIYVWSGAIFGADNLRLMPLIFGVLSAWLLYIVMRRRVSASAAAWATGLYAISMYGVLASLMLDMDGTILPAFFLAAVYAYGRFFDAETTRGKLGWLGALFGAVALGFMTKLSFVLVPAAILLDYLWHMRNRFTARFVASAAGLFVLGAGVLAVALILADKLMPAFDIGPTISHATSYIRFEGRGYMQIVIQAVKALFYLSPLLILLPFLATKEQLQKNSIFIIYGLLGSLFYFILFDFSQGALDKYLMYTIVPLVALSGTVLAAVFTNRPEASRRTGFLVGVGLSIVLIALALLPHTVIPLYPKTAWPSAVVSGHWNILMPFTGGNGPLGFYMSFLFMAVAFLVSALLVLMARISSPFRSSAVTALVVIGVSYNLLFIQEYFWGGMYGSSADVLAESVAFIAQSDAPSIITHADAGAYELNTIGKYAGRFYAVPSYVTEHRERFAQHDGWYLVVDVPLLNEGGFYRSFFNTCTPLFETHSGVIKGYVYDCADSDPYAIP, from the coding sequence ATGCGCTTCCTGTATTTCGGTATCTACGATCCTGACTTCTCGCGCAATCGGATCTACATGCGCGCACTCCGCGCTGCGGGTCACGAGATTGTGGAATGTCGCGATACTTCTCCGGGGCCGATGAAATACGCGCGCCTCGCATGGCGGCTACTCTCTCTTCGTGGGACATATGACGCGCTCATCGTCGGGTATCCAGGGCATGTGACCGTGCCGATCGCGCGATTATTTTCGCGTGCGCCGGTCATTGTCGATTTTCTTGGCTCGTTCTCTGATGCGCTTGCACATTCGCATGGTGCGTCGCGATTTAAAAAATGGATCTTTACGATCGTGGACTGGCTCGCTATCTGGTGTGCGGACCGTGTTCTTGTCGAGAGTGAGGCGCAGAAGAACTACCTCATTAGTCGTTTCGGTCGTGCAAAGTCATATGCGGTGATCTATACGGGCGTCGACGAATCGGTCTTCTTCAAAGAAAAAGGAAAGGAGCAGAATCAGAAATTCGCGGTGCTTTTCCGTGGACGACTCACGCCCGAATCAGGGATTATGCATATCCTTGAGGCGGCGCACCTGCTGCAATCTCAGAGTGATATTGAATTCCGTATTGTCGGATATGGGCACTTACTCAAGCACGTAGAGCAGGTGATTCACGAGCAGAATCTGACGAATGTACAGCTCATCTCTACACATCTCTCCTTCGACGAGATGCGAGGGTATATTTCTGATGCAGACGTAAGTCTCGGTCAGTTCGAAAATAACCCGCGACTCGATCGTACTATCCCGCATAAGGCATTCGAATCGGCGGTCATGGGCATCCCGTACATAACCGGGTATTCTGATGCGGTACGCGAGATTTTCAGTGGCGCAGCATTTTGTATGCTTGAGAAGGCGAATCCTCGTGCGATTGCCGACGCCATCATCGCGCTCAAAAATGATCCCGAAAAAAGGAGACAGCTGGCGGTGAATGCCCGCAGCGAGTACGAGAAACACGCCTCGCAATCAGCGATTATGCGAAAAATCATGACTAGTATTCCTTCTCTGCACCATCGTGCGATGTATCTCTTACCACTTCTCCTTGGCGTATTTGCGCTGATCCGTCTGCTGGGGCTTGATCTTCCGTACCATCAAGATGAATGGAAAAACGCGCAAATGGTGCGCGTAGGTATCGAGGGCGGGCTCTCAGCGCACCCACCGCTCATGGAATTGATCTACGTCTGGAGCGGGGCGATTTTCGGAGCGGATAATCTGCGTCTCATGCCGTTGATATTCGGCGTGCTCTCGGCGTGGCTTCTCTATATCGTGATGCGACGCCGCGTAAGTGCTTCAGCAGCGGCGTGGGCAACCGGACTGTATGCGATATCCATGTATGGCGTCTTGGCGTCCCTCATGCTGGATATGGACGGTACGATACTGCCTGCCTTCTTTTTAGCGGCTGTGTATGCCTATGGCCGCTTTTTTGATGCCGAGACGACTCGCGGCAAACTAGGCTGGCTTGGCGCGCTCTTCGGCGCGGTGGCACTTGGCTTTATGACGAAGCTTAGCTTTGTACTCGTGCCGGCCGCCATCCTTCTGGATTATCTCTGGCACATGCGGAATCGATTTACGGCGCGGTTCGTTGCGAGCGCGGCCGGACTTTTTGTTCTCGGGGCTGGTGTTTTGGCGGTGGCACTCATTCTTGCGGACAAGCTCATGCCGGCGTTCGATATCGGCCCGACTATCTCACATGCGACGTCCTACATCCGTTTTGAAGGAAGGGGATATATGCAGATCGTCATCCAGGCAGTGAAGGCACTGTTCTACCTCTCGCCGCTTCTCATTCTCCTTCCGTTTCTTGCGACGAAAGAGCAGCTGCAGAAAAACAGCATCTTCATTATCTATGGTCTTCTCGGATCCCTCTTCTATTTCATTCTGTTTGATTTCTCGCAGGGAGCTTTGGATAAATACCTCATGTACACGATCGTGCCGCTTGTTGCTCTTTCAGGAACGGTGCTTGCCGCGGTATTCACGAATCGTCCTGAAGCCAGCCGGCGAACCGGCTTCCTTGTGGGGGTGGGGCTCAGTATCGTACTTATTGCCCTCGCACTTCTGCCACACACGGTGATACCGCTCTATCCAAAGACGGCGTGGCCTTCAGCGGTTGTATCGGGGCACTGGAATATCCTCATGCCGTTTACTGGCGGCAACGGCCCCCTCGGCTTCTACATGTCATTTCTTTTCATGGCGGTAGCGTTTCTGGTATCAGCGCTTCTCGTGCTTATGGCGAGAATCTCGTCGCCATTCCGATCGAGTGCGGTCACGGCACTGGTCGTCATCGGTGTCTCGTATAACCTTCTCTTCATCCAAGAATACTTTTGGGGCGGTATGTATGGCAGTTCCGCGGACGTTCTTGCTGAAAGCGTAGCATTCATCGCTCAGTCGGATGCGCCGAGCATTATTACGCATGCCGATGCTGGTGCCTATGAACTGAATACGATCGGGAAATATGCGGGCCGATTCTATGCGGTACCTTCATATGTGACAGAGCATCGTGAGCGATTCGCACAGCATGATGGATGGTACCTCGTCGTCGATGTGCCACTCTTGAACGAAGGCGGGTTCTATCGCTCTTTCTTCAACACCTGCACGCCGCTTTTCGAGACGCACTCTGGCGTCATCAAGGGGTACGTGTATGATTGTGCCGACAGCGATCCGTACGCGATACCGTAA